One part of the Solanum dulcamara chromosome 8, daSolDulc1.2, whole genome shotgun sequence genome encodes these proteins:
- the LOC129900603 gene encoding 11-beta-hydroxysteroid dehydrogenase A-like: MLVELIHKFLNLVAPPVSFFSLLLFLPPFQFFKFVLSILGTLFSEDVAGKVVIITGASSGIGEYLAYEYAKRGACLTLAARRDRSLNEVAERASELGSPDVITIQADVSKADDCKRIVDQTMNHFGQLDHLVNNAGVHAITLFEDTEDVTDFKSVMDINFWGSVYMTRFAIPYLRYCRGRIIVLSSSASWLPVPRSSFYNASKAAISQFFETLRIELGQDIKITLVTPGFVESELTQGKYIGKGGDVEVDQGMRDVLIGATPVAKVESCAKTIVNSACRGERYVTIPAWFRVSYLWKVFAPDVIEWIYRLMYLTGPGTSPEDALSKKVADYTGAQNVLYPETIRTSETKKD, from the exons ATGTTGGTGGAACTAATTCACaaatttctcaacttagtagctCCTCCAGTTTCCTTCTTCAGCTTGCTTCTTTTCTTGCCGCcttttcaatttttcaagttcGTCCTCTCAATTTTGGGCACACTTTTTAGTGAAGATGTTGCTGGAAAGGTTGTCATCATCACCGGGGCTTCATCCGGCATCGGCGAG TATCTGGCCTATGAGTACGCCAAGAGAGGAGCATGTTTAACCCTTGCAGCCAGAAGAGATAGGAGTTTGAATGAAGTGGCCGAAAGAGCAAGTGAACTTGGCTCACCAGATGTTATAACAATTCAAGCTGATGTTTCAAAAGCTGATGACTGCAAAAGGATTGTTGATCAAACCATGAATCACTTCGGCCAAT TGGACCATCTGGTTAATAATGCTGGAGTGCACGCGATTACTCTATTTGAAGATACAGAAGATGTCACTGATTTTAAATCTGTCATG GACATCAACTTCTGGGGTTCTGTTTACATGACCCGCTTTGCAATTCCATATCTTAGATATTGTAGAGGTAGGATCATTGTGCTTTCTTCATCTGCTTCTTGGCTGCCTGTTCCAAGATCGAGCTTTTACAAT GCAAGCAAAGCAGCGATATCTCAATTCTTCGAGACGTTAAGAATTGAGTTGGGGCAGGACATCAAAATAACTCTGGTGACGCCTGGCTTTGTTGAATCTGAACTAACGCAAGGCAAATACATCGGTAAGGGCGGCGATGTAGAGGTTGATCAAGGAATGAGGGAT GTGCTCATAGGCGCGACTCCCGTGGCTAAAGTTGAATCATGTGCCAAGACAATAGTGAATAGTGCTTGTCGAGGTGAAAGATATGTGACAATACCAGCTTGGTTTCGAGTTAGCTACTTGTGGAAGGTGTTTGCCCCGGACGTGATAGAATGGATCTACAGGCTGATGTATCTCACCGGACCGGGAACTTCACCGGAGGATGCACTTAGCAAGAAAGTAGCAGATTATACGGGCGCGCAAAATGTGTTGTATCCAGAAACTATCAGGACTTCAGAAACAAAGAAGGACTAA